The genomic region TCAAACTGGTAGCCGTCGCCGACAAACTTTAGTTTTTCCTGGGGATACCTGAACGTAAAACGCTTTATGAAAAGATGCTTCGAACCGGACTCGATGGCCTTGATAATTCCAGTTGCAGAATTTGTCAATGTACCAAAAGCCCTCCCGGACCAAGTACGCCGCCATATATTAGTGCAAGGGCAACAAACATGTTGATAAACGCAAGCACAATGAACTTGTACCAGCCCGTATGGAGCAGGATGTCTATCCTAATTCTAGGGCTGATTCCCCTGGGCAGAAGAAGCAGCATAATCATGCCAAAGGTCTTGACGACGAACCAGAGGATTGCGCTCGCTGTCACGTAGTTGTATATCTTGTCACCGGTGTAGCCGGGGATTATTTCTTGAGGGAAGACAAGAGGGCCGGCCCAGCCGCCCAGGAACAGAGTGACGAAGAGCGCGGCAAGGGCGTAGAGCTTCACGTAGGTCCCCAGCTGGATAAGCCCGTAAATCATGCCAGAGGTTTCTGTCAGCCATCCTGCGACAATCTCGCTTTCCGCTTCGGGCAGGTCGAAGGGTATCCTCTCAAGTTCTGCCAGAGATGACAGGTAGAAAACAAAGGCGCTGACAGGCAGGAAAAAGATAAACCAGTACGACTGGACCTGCGCGTTTACGATTCCCGTAAGGTTGAGAGTCCCGGCAAGAATCACGACTGACAGTGCGGAGAGGATGAACGGGATTTCAAAAGCGATCATCTGGTGCAGGGCGCGCAGGCCGCCGATGAAGGGATACTTGCTGTTGCTAGCCCAAGAGAAGAGCAGCGCTATGAGCGGGAAGAAGCCGAGGATTGCAAAGACGGCCAGCAGGCCCACGTCCGTGTTTGAGACGACCCAGTGCGGGGCAACAGGAATGAGTGCGACTACCGCTGCAGCGGTTGAAACAAATGCAATCGGCGCGGCCCAGAATAGGGGCTTGTCCG from Nitrososphaera sp. harbors:
- a CDS encoding complex I subunit 1 family protein, whose amino-acid sequence is MATYPQNFRFGEFVGSVIWLVFWILAIVTLVGLPLIFVILFYVPLPPVNGQVLTPYLFLTMMVDPTRTIPIIKYLIHTDLFRVAAFPGFGFAAIFAAVTIFVERKFLAKMQLRVGPLYAGKIEGIFQLLADGLKLISKEIIVPSGADKPLFWAAPIAFVSTAAAVVALIPVAPHWVVSNTDVGLLAVFAILGFFPLIALLFSWASNSKYPFIGGLRALHQMIAFEIPFILSALSVVILAGTLNLTGIVNAQVQSYWFIFFLPVSAFVFYLSSLAELERIPFDLPEAESEIVAGWLTETSGMIYGLIQLGTYVKLYALAALFVTLFLGGWAGPLVFPQEIIPGYTGDKIYNYVTASAILWFVVKTFGMIMLLLLPRGISPRIRIDILLHTGWYKFIVLAFINMFVALALIYGGVLGPGGLLVH